The Paeniglutamicibacter psychrophenolicus nucleotide sequence GCCCTGGTCGTGGGCTGCCCGGCCGGGGGCAGCCCCGCAGGCTAGGCCTTGCCTTCTTCTCGCGGCGTGACGCCGGGGCGTTCCCGGGCCGGTTCCTCCCGGGCCTGGGCCAGTTCCTCGCGGAGCTGGTCGACCTGCCGGCCGAAGGTCTCGCGCAGGTCCTTGACGCGTTGTTCCCCGTGCTCACGCTCCCGGTCGACATCGGTCCTGGCGGCGTCCCGCTCGGCAGTCAGGGCCGCCACGCGGCTGCGCATCTCTCCGGCAGCCTCGCGGGCAGCGTCATACTCAGCCCGGAGACTTTCCAGCTGCGTACGGGCTTCGGCGGCCGCGGCTTCCTCCCGGTCTGCACGCACTGCTTCCAGCTCCGCCCGCTGCGCCGCCCCCGTGGCCCGTTGGTCGGCTTCGTTCCGCGCGTTTTCCTCGGACTCGACCCGGGTCAGTGCCTCATCCCGGTCCTGCTCGGCCCGCTCGAGCTGTACCCGGACGGATTCGAGCTCGGCCTGCAGCCCGGCGTTCTCTGCCTGCGCCCGGTCCCGCTCGGCGGCCGCAGCAACCTGGGTGTCAGCCAGTTCCGCGGCAAGCTGTTCTGCCCTGGCCCGGCCGGCGTCCAGTTCCTCTCGGACCCCGGAGAGTTCCTGTGCAGTCTGCTCGCCGGCACGGGTGGCTTCCTCGGCCGCCGCGTCGGCTTCCTCCTTTTGGGCCTCGGCCCGGCGCTGGGCCTGCTCCGCCCGGGTGGCGCGCGCATTCGCGGCGGCGACCTGTTCGGCCGCCTCGCTGGAGACCGACTCGATCTGCGCCTCCGCCGCCTCGGGGTCCCCCACGGTGCGCAGCTCCTCCAGCAGCACGGTGAGCTGCTGTCCCAGGTGCTCGATCATGCCGCTAACCTGGCCGGTGATCTCGCTGGCCCGCTGGCGGGCCGAGTCGACCGGCCGCGCCTCGGCCGCCCGGGTGGCCGCATCATTGACCTGCTGGCGGGCCCTCCAGGCGGAGGCGCGGTTGTGGGTGGGGTCGTCGCAGTATTCCGGTGGCCGGCCGGTGCTGGCTTCCGGTGCCTCCGGCGGGCGTTGGCAGCCCGGGAACCGGCAGGTGCGTTTTTCGACGGTGGCAGGGTTTTCGCTCATGGGTCAAGTCTAAAACGTTTCGTTTGAAAACGGAAGACGTAACGGAACAAAAGACGAAAGACATAAGACGAAGGATAATCTGGAAGGCCTCCTTGTCGTCGACAAACGGTTAGGTGCCCCGACCAGCGGGCAGATGACAGCCCAGTGCTGCACCAAGGATTCAACGGAGATGGGCTCAGCTGGCGTACACGGTCAGCAGCTCGTCCCAGTGGGTGGTGTAGCGCGGTGACATCATTTCCCGGCGCATCGTCCATTCGGGGCCGGTCTTCATGCCCGCCAGGCCGAGCCCGACAGCGTTCACTCCGTGGTGCTGTTTGATCTTCTGGATCAGCGGACCGATGTCCCTGGCCTCGTGCCGGTTCACGAATGGTTCGAAGGTCTCTTGGGCGCCGGTCGGGCGGACGTCGGTCACCACGATTCCGGCTCGGGCGTACTTCACCCCGTCCAGGATCTTGGGCAGCAGCGCCTTGGCAGCCCGGGTCAGCAGCAGCGGGTCCGCGGTCGGCCCGGGAAGGGCGACGGTCACGGCGGGCTGGTGGTTGTCCTGGGTGTTGTAGTAACTGGTCATGGCCCAGGCAGAAAGCACCTTGGCCTGCCGCTGGTGCTTGTGCAGGCGGGCGGAGGCCTGTTGGGCGTAGATCCCCAGGACCTGCTCCATGCCGTGGGCGTCGGTGATGGGTGTGGAGAAGGAGCGGCTGAAGATCAGCTGGTCCTTGATTTCGTATTCTTCCTCCAGGGGGATGCAGGGGGTTCCGCGCAGCTCCAGGACGGTGCGCATCATGACGATGGAGAAGCGGTTGCGCAGCATCACCGCGTCGGCGTCGCGCAGGTCTTTCATGGTCCGGATCCCCAGGCCCATCAGCCGCTTGGCCAGGCGGGGGCCGATGCCCCAGATTTCCACCGTGGGCAGCCGGCCCAGGAGTTGTTCGCGGTCTTCCTCGGTGACGGCTTCCCATACGCAGACCCCGCCCAGGTGGGGGTTCTTCTTGGCGGCCTTGTTGGCCAGCTTGGCCAGGGTTTTTGTCTTGGCGATCCCCACGCAGACCGGCAGTCCGAGGTGGTCCATCACGTCCTGCTTCATGCGCCGGGCCAGGGCCTGGAGTTCAGGCAGCGTCCCGCGGACGCCCAGGAATGCCTCGTCGATGCTGTAGACCTCGACCCAGGCCGAGTGCCGGCCCAGCAGTTGCATGGTTCGGGCCGAGAGATCCCCGTAGAGCTCGTAGTTGCTGGATTTGGCGACCAGCCCCATCCGTTCTGCGGTGGGGGCGAGCTTGAACCAGGGGGCGCCCATGTCGATTCCCAGGGCCTTGGCTTCGTCCGACCGGGCGACGGCGCAGCCGTCGTTGTTGGACAGGACGATCACCGGCCGGCCGATCAGCCTCGGGTCAAAGGCCCGCTCGCAACTGACGTAGAAGCTGTTCACATCCACATGGGCGATGTACTCCTCCGGGGAGGGTTCCCGTGGAGGGCAAAGGTTCAGGCCAGAAGCTGGTGCAGACATGTTTCGGCAACTCCCCACACGGTGAGGGATGCCAGCTCCCCCACCACCAGATCCGGATACTGAGGGTTTTCCGCCTGCAGGACCACGCCCCGCGGGGTCAGGCGCAGTCGCTTGACGGTCATTTCCCCGTCCAGGACCGCCACCACGATCGAGCCGTCCACCGGCTTCCGGGCACGGTTGACGATCAGCTCGTCCCCGTCCGAGATGCCGGCACCCTCCATGGAACAGCCCGAGACCCGCACGATGAAGGTGCTCGTGGTGTCGTGGATCAAATGCTCACTGAGGTTGATCGTGCCGTCGAAGTAGTCCTGTGCCGGCGAGGGATACCCCGCCGCGACCGCGGTTTGGGCCACCAGAAGCGGGACCGAAGTGCCGCCCACTTCGAGAGAACGTATGTACTGAATAGTCACTTTACGACCTAAATTTATGGAACACATATTCACCTCAAGGATACGCCCGCCACCCACAGTTTGATCCTTTCCACTCCTGTGGGGTTCAACCCAGGGGAATGATCGATGCTCCGCGATGAGCGATCATTGCGCGGGCCTGCATGGGGTGCGATGAGGTGACACCGGGCCAGATACGTGAGAGGACGCCCACCAGGGGCGTCCTCTCACTTTCATAACTAGCCGTGCACGCGTGAGGCTAATACTCGTCGGCTTGCCGCGCTTCTACGATGTCGCGGTCAATCTTTTCGTGCCATCGGCTGTGCTTGCCCTTGTCGTTTTGCAGTGTCTGCGCTCCACATGTTGAGCAGCCAACAGTGTCGGCCATGGGTTCCCCTATCTTGCGTGAGCGCGCAGAAGCCCGCCGAGGCCGATCGCCTCGGTTTCGCTGGTCGCTCCCTGCCCAATGTCCCCTACCGGCTTGCAGGAAGCTATCCCCACCCTGCTCGCTGGGAGTGCCCCTCTTGCCACCCACAAGCCAGGGGTGAAGATCCTCTCAGGTTCTATCGGTCCACTCTTGTGCCGGGTTGCACGTGTGCAAAGACCCCGGCTCCGGCTTCTAGGATGGTGTCTATTTCTCCGGGCGAGGGCGTGCGTTGGCACTCCGACTCAATATCGGAGACGCACGGATTGAGTGTGTCAACGCGCAGCACTCTGCCGTCCCGGATCCAGACCACATCGAGCGGGATCTGCACACCAAACATCCACACTTCGGTGTTCTGCGGCTCCCCCAGCTCAAAGAGCATGCCTTGGTCCGCCAGGAGGTCCACACGGCCGCTTAGACCTTTTTGCTGTCGCTCAGGGGTATTGGCCAGCTCGGCGGAAACTGTGATCCCGTCAATGCTCACGTCCGTTCGCGCCGGAGCGCACGAAGTCAGCAAGCCGATAGCAACGAGTGCTGTCAGCGTTGCCCTCGATTTCCGCCGTATGGCCACGCTTACTCCAACGGGCGGCCGAGCCGGCCGGTTCGTGGTGCTGCGCCCTGGAACGGCTTGCCGTCATTGTATTTGGCTTCCAACCGCTCAATCTCACGCATGACCACAGCTGCGTGGAAGTCGCTGAACGTCTGGTACCCCTCCAGATGTCCTACCTGCTGGAAGCCGCCGCGAACACGCTCTGCGTCTTCCGCGTCCTGGTAATACGCGACCTTCGTTTTGGCGGCCTTCTTCTTGAACACAGGCACCGAAGCTGGCTTGCTGGCCGTGGTTCGCGCGGGAGCCGTGGCCTCTGCAGGTGTTTCGGCCGGCTTCGCTGGCGCAGCTGTCACTGGAGAGCTTCCTGCGAGGGAAGATTTCAGGGGCGCGGGGCGCTTGACCATTGCTAGTTTCCTTTCGGGAGGGTGCGAATATATCCCGCGTAGATTGCGGCGAGGTCATCGGCGTCGCCTCCCCATTCATCGAGTCCCAGGGCTGCCTCCATAGAGTCACTGATGGGTGCTCGCTTGGGTACTGGGGGTTCAAGCACCGGAACACCGCGTGCCTCGGCTGCTTCCCCGATTTGTCCGGCCCAGTGGGCGCCGCCGAGAGTACGGGCCTCGTGCTGGTTGACCATGAATCCGGCGATCTTCAAGCCGGCGTTGTAGTGGGCGCGTACCAGGTCAATGGTGGAGAGTAGCTTGCTGATTCCGTTGGCACTGAAAAGCTTCGAATGCGTGATGATCACTACGCTGTCAGCGGCCGTCAGGCTGTTGATCGTCAGCTGGTCGAGCGAGGGTGCACAATCGATCAGAATCAGGTCGTAATCCTCGCGCACGGCCTCGAGCGCGTTCTTTAGCCGAGATTCGCGTCCTGCTCCCGCTAAAACGAGTTCATCACGGACCACTCCGAGGGTTTCCCCCGTGGTCGGGACAACGTTCAGGCCATCCCAGATCCCGTTCACGCTCACCTCTTCGAGGGTCGCGGTTGAGCGGTCGCTCAGTGCGTCCGCGAGTCCCGCCTGATCCTCATCGACTCCCCCGCCCAGAACCGTAGTGACGTTGCCCTGGGGGTCGGCGTCAACGACAAGCACTCTCATCCCGGCGAGCACCGCAGCGCGCGCCAAGTGAAAGGTGGTCGTCGTCTTGCCGACGCCGCCCTTCTGGTTGCATAGGGCAAAAATTGTTGCGGTCACGATGGCCTCCGTCTGTTATGCCAATTCTATAATACTTCTATTATCCCCAATGGAACTATTGGGTATTGATGGGGCAGGATCTTCCCGCACCCTCAATGTCAGTCACTCTGCTTCCGCAACACCACAGCCGGTCTTGCTCTCGGTGGCACGCTGGCCCCGCAGTCTCACCGCAATTTCCCCTGCCCGCACCTCGCGCTGAATGCGCGACTCCCAGCTCACGGTCGTTCACAATGACACTTGCGAGCATTAGGTTCAGGTGTCGTTCTCTCGGCGCTTTGGGCTGCCAGCCCGGTTTCCTACTCGACTAATGTAGCTCACTCTTCACGCCCTGTGTCCCTAATGGGGCCAATAGTACTAATGGGGATAAAGATTTTAGTCCTCGTCGGTGCACATGATCGTGATGACCGGTTCCGCTTGGTCTCCCCGGCCAATGACCAGGTGGAGCGTGAACAGTTCATCATCACACCAGGCACTCGGACACTCGGTGTTTGGTATGCGGTAGATGTCGAATGGCACCCGGCGAAAGACGCCGGCGCGGCCAGCGGCGACCCCGGCCAAATAGAGCACGTCCCACAGTCGACCCGCCTCATCCTGCAGTTCGGGATTCGCGTCATTCCATGCGACGGCATACGCCCAGGCACTGCGCGTAAGGGCGACACTGACAGGGAGCCTGGCGCCTCTGGCCGTTTCCGTTACATCGATAAGCAGGCCATCTTCAAGTGCCTCTGCTCGGGTGTAGGCGTGAATTGCACTGTCAGGCATTCCTGGCTCCTTTCAGCGAGGCCATTATCACTAATAGTACTATTAGGGATAATGGCGGGATGTTGTTCTATTGGGCGGAATTGTCGGCGTCGCACCTCCGGAACCACTGCCTATGATTCGCGTCGAGGCGGGCCCCGAAGGTACGGATACCTTCTGCCAGGTCGATTCTCTTGTCCGTGGCGGCCTTGTTGATCTGGTCGAGTGCCAGGCCGATGGGGAGCCAGGTGAAGCCGTAAGAAAAATGGACGTCAACACTGCCGTCCTCGTTGGCAATTGAACCGACGCCCTCCCCGTTCACCA carries:
- a CDS encoding Y-family DNA polymerase → MSAPASGLNLCPPREPSPEEYIAHVDVNSFYVSCERAFDPRLIGRPVIVLSNNDGCAVARSDEAKALGIDMGAPWFKLAPTAERMGLVAKSSNYELYGDLSARTMQLLGRHSAWVEVYSIDEAFLGVRGTLPELQALARRMKQDVMDHLGLPVCVGIAKTKTLAKLANKAAKKNPHLGGVCVWEAVTEEDREQLLGRLPTVEIWGIGPRLAKRLMGLGIRTMKDLRDADAVMLRNRFSIVMMRTVLELRGTPCIPLEEEYEIKDQLIFSRSFSTPITDAHGMEQVLGIYAQQASARLHKHQRQAKVLSAWAMTSYYNTQDNHQPAVTVALPGPTADPLLLTRAAKALLPKILDGVKYARAGIVVTDVRPTGAQETFEPFVNRHEARDIGPLIQKIKQHHGVNAVGLGLAGMKTGPEWTMRREMMSPRYTTHWDELLTVYAS
- a CDS encoding LexA family protein, with the protein product MQYIRSLEVGGTSVPLLVAQTAVAAGYPSPAQDYFDGTINLSEHLIHDTTSTFIVRVSGCSMEGAGISDGDELIVNRARKPVDGSIVVAVLDGEMTVKRLRLTPRGVVLQAENPQYPDLVVGELASLTVWGVAETCLHQLLA
- a CDS encoding DUF192 domain-containing protein, giving the protein MSIDGITVSAELANTPERQQKGLSGRVDLLADQGMLFELGEPQNTEVWMFGVQIPLDVVWIRDGRVLRVDTLNPCVSDIESECQRTPSPGEIDTILEAGAGVFAHVQPGTRVDR
- a CDS encoding ParB family protein, which translates into the protein MVKRPAPLKSSLAGSSPVTAAPAKPAETPAEATAPARTTASKPASVPVFKKKAAKTKVAYYQDAEDAERVRGGFQQVGHLEGYQTFSDFHAAVVMREIERLEAKYNDGKPFQGAAPRTGRLGRPLE
- a CDS encoding ParA family protein translates to MTATIFALCNQKGGVGKTTTTFHLARAAVLAGMRVLVVDADPQGNVTTVLGGGVDEDQAGLADALSDRSTATLEEVSVNGIWDGLNVVPTTGETLGVVRDELVLAGAGRESRLKNALEAVREDYDLILIDCAPSLDQLTINSLTAADSVVIITHSKLFSANGISKLLSTIDLVRAHYNAGLKIAGFMVNQHEARTLGGAHWAGQIGEAAEARGVPVLEPPVPKRAPISDSMEAALGLDEWGGDADDLAAIYAGYIRTLPKGN
- a CDS encoding DUF6573 family protein — encoded protein: MPDSAIHAYTRAEALEDGLLIDVTETARGARLPVSVALTRSAWAYAVAWNDANPELQDEAGRLWDVLYLAGVAAGRAGVFRRVPFDIYRIPNTECPSAWCDDELFTLHLVIGRGDQAEPVITIMCTDED